From Lolium perenne isolate Kyuss_39 chromosome 5, Kyuss_2.0, whole genome shotgun sequence, a single genomic window includes:
- the LOC127299908 gene encoding uncharacterized protein translates to MDQFHDGHHVWLRSRALGTYLHADDDGQGVSLRESRASLNAAWAVQQLHHRYDLYLLLRSAAYGRYLAATNTRPPLGHPGFRVAQRSYAFLEVGPIMWQAFGAGPGNDGVLLRDVDGRYLRANGKHIPWNHGASVDEFDHVSNMRHWIVEPIPARQSMPVLPATIRASFLENLSMVMFGRVVAAADRRRRRLVRFVRAANDGAYTEEGWSAFQFTGRSVQHLRYQLANHVQSYNFIMCVRAGLYGTLTPLVVDLPSGRNGDIIEIVLFRNGTPGANALRHPDVDAE, encoded by the exons ATGGACCAGTTCCACGACGGGCACCACGTGTGGCTGCGGAGCCGCGCGCTCGGCACCTACCTCCACGCTGACGACGACGGGCAGGGCGTCTCCCTCCGCGAGAGCCGCGCGTCGCTGAACGCGGCGTGGGCGGTGCAGCAGCTCCACCACCGCTACGACCTGTACCTGCTCCTCCGCAGCGCCGCCTACGGCCGCTACCTCGCCGCCACCAACACGCGGCCGCCGCTCGGCCACCCCGGCTTCCGCGTCGCGCAGCGCAGCTACGCCTTTCTGGAGGTGGGCCCCATCATGTGGCAGGCCTTCGGGGCCGGCCCCGGGAATGACGGCGTCCTGCTCCGCGACGTCGACGGCCGCTACCTCCGGGCTAACGGGAAGCACATCCCCTGGAACCACGGCGCCAGTGTCGACGAGTTCGACCACGTAAGCAACATGAGGCACTGGATCGTGGAGCCCATACCCGCCAGGCAGAGCATGCCTGTCCTTCCAGCTACGATCAGG GCCAGCTTCCTCGAAAACCTCTCCATGGTCATGTTCGGGCGCGTGGTGGCAGCCGCAGACCGCAGACGCAGGCGGCTTGTTCGGTTCGTGCGGGCGGCCAACGACGGCGCCTACACCGAGGAGGGCTGGTCCGCGTTCCAGTTCACGGGGAGGTCCGTGCAGCACCTGAGGTACCAGTTGGCCAACCACGTCCAGTCCTACAACTTCATCATGTGCGTCAGAGCGGGCCTCTACGGGACGCTGACCCCACTCGTCGTCGACCTGCCCAGCGGCCGCAATGGCGACATCATCGAGATCGTGCTGTTCAGGAACGGGACACCAG GCGCCAATGCGCTGCGACACCCGGATGTCGATGCAGAGTAG